One genomic region from Stackebrandtia nassauensis DSM 44728 encodes:
- a CDS encoding CGNR zinc finger domain-containing protein, with translation MNFNSHTDAVVAVSVELVNLLTSGYKQGRPYSPPQDEDQKVAIATVLSARKRDRHLLTATETTEIQALAQRLRPIFTAVSLADHDDAAERVNALLRDTAAHPLLIKHDGEPWHIHFHGDRDSYTNDWAAGCATGLAIVLGSEHADRLGECTAPACDRVFVDTSRNGTRRFCSTSCQNRVKTAAFRAREKARK, from the coding sequence GTGAACTTCAACAGTCACACCGACGCCGTCGTCGCGGTATCAGTAGAACTCGTCAACCTACTGACCTCGGGTTACAAGCAAGGACGCCCCTATTCACCCCCACAAGACGAAGACCAAAAAGTGGCCATCGCCACAGTCCTTTCGGCCCGCAAACGCGACCGCCACCTCCTCACCGCCACCGAAACCACCGAGATCCAAGCCCTGGCCCAACGCCTGCGCCCGATCTTCACCGCAGTCAGCCTCGCCGACCACGACGACGCCGCCGAACGCGTCAACGCCCTACTCCGCGACACCGCCGCCCACCCCCTGCTCATCAAGCACGACGGCGAACCCTGGCACATCCACTTCCACGGCGACCGCGACTCCTACACCAACGACTGGGCCGCGGGCTGCGCCACCGGCCTGGCCATCGTCCTGGGCAGCGAACACGCCGACCGCCTCGGCGAATGCACCGCACCCGCCTGCGACCGCGTCTTCGTCGACACCTCCCGCAACGGCACCCGCCGCTTCTGCTCCACGTCCTGCCAAAACCGCGTCAAGACAGCGGCCTTCCGAGCCCGAGAAAAAGCCCGAAAATAA
- a CDS encoding VOC family protein, translating to MDWKIEVVPVPVTDIERAKSFYADKLGFNVDIDFTLPDDTRIIQLTPHNSGCSIALGAPTSMPPGSLHGVQIVVDDIATARQTLLTNGVDITPVQHFDGKTYVDGPGDDWNSWAFFADPDGNKWTLQERPATTT from the coding sequence ATGGACTGGAAGATCGAGGTCGTCCCAGTACCCGTCACCGACATAGAACGCGCCAAGTCCTTCTACGCGGACAAACTGGGCTTCAACGTCGACATCGACTTCACCCTCCCTGACGACACCCGCATCATCCAGCTCACCCCCCACAACTCCGGCTGCTCCATCGCCCTGGGGGCACCCACCTCCATGCCCCCGGGCTCCCTCCACGGCGTCCAAATAGTCGTGGACGACATCGCCACCGCCCGCCAAACCCTCCTCACCAACGGCGTAGACATCACCCCGGTCCAACACTTCGACGGCAAAACCTACGTGGACGGCCCGGGCGACGACTGGAACTCCTGGGCCTTCTTCGCCGACCCGGACGGCAACAAATGGACCCTCCAAGAACGCCCAGCCACGACCACCTAA
- a CDS encoding O-acetyl-ADP-ribose deacetylase, with product MRIELVKGDITTQDVDALINAANSSLMGGGGVDGAIHRKGGPTILDECRKLRDSHYPKGLPEGQAIATTAGNLPAQWIIHTVGPVYSRHDDRTETLRACYRNSLTIADTLGATTLAVPLISSGIYGWPKDDAIRQAVDVLQTTPTSVTLARIMLFSSEEVSVATRLYPALVVSSLPGTEFGFSHGAGRLRRATPRLGATLGNNNGDDDRSGKHEDGCGDAEREE from the coding sequence ATGCGCATCGAACTGGTGAAGGGCGACATAACCACCCAAGACGTCGACGCCCTCATAAACGCCGCCAACTCCTCCCTCATGGGCGGAGGCGGCGTCGACGGCGCCATCCACCGCAAGGGCGGACCCACCATCCTGGACGAATGCCGCAAACTCCGCGACTCCCACTACCCCAAGGGCCTCCCCGAAGGCCAAGCGATCGCCACCACCGCGGGCAACCTCCCCGCCCAATGGATCATCCACACGGTCGGCCCCGTCTACTCCCGCCACGACGACCGCACCGAAACCCTCCGCGCCTGCTACCGCAACAGCCTCACCATCGCCGACACCCTGGGCGCCACCACCCTCGCGGTCCCTCTCATCTCCTCCGGCATCTACGGCTGGCCCAAGGACGACGCCATCCGCCAGGCGGTAGACGTCCTCCAAACCACCCCCACCTCGGTCACCCTCGCCCGCATTATGCTCTTTTCCTCCGAAGAGGTCTCCGTCGCCACCCGCCTCTACCCCGCCCTTGTCGTCAGCTCGTTACCCGGTACGGAGTTCGGGTTCTCACACGGCGCCGGGCGGTTGCGGAGAGCCACCCCTCGTCTTGGCGCGACGCTTGGCAACAACAACGGCGATGACGACCGCAGCGGCAAGCACGAGGACGGCTGCGGTGATGCAGAGCGGGAGGAGTAG
- the era gene encoding GTPase Era, protein MTDDYRAGFACFVGRPNAGKSTLTNAIIGSKIAITSNRPQTTRHVVRGILHRPDSQLILVDTPGYHKPKNVLGKRLNEEVRETWSEVDVIGLCIPANEKIGPGDRYITREITAQKAKVVAVVTKIDLVSKTDVAKQLMAVNDMADFADIVPCSAVSGEQVDVLVDVLSKYLPTSPQLYPDDMITDEPERVMIAELVREAALEGVRDELPHSIAVVIEDVEIEDLEDGPRTKIYAEIYVERSSQKAIVIGKAGSRLRTVGTHARKEIAKLLNQRVYLDLHVRVAKDWQTNPKYLQRLGF, encoded by the coding sequence ATGACCGATGACTACCGGGCCGGATTCGCCTGCTTCGTGGGCCGCCCCAACGCTGGCAAGTCCACCCTGACCAACGCCATCATCGGCTCGAAGATCGCCATCACATCCAACCGTCCACAAACCACACGCCACGTCGTCCGGGGCATCCTCCACCGCCCCGACTCCCAACTCATCCTGGTCGACACCCCGGGCTACCACAAACCCAAGAACGTCCTGGGCAAACGCCTCAACGAGGAAGTCCGCGAAACCTGGAGCGAAGTCGACGTCATCGGCCTGTGCATCCCGGCCAACGAAAAGATCGGCCCGGGCGACCGCTACATCACCCGCGAGATCACGGCCCAAAAAGCCAAAGTCGTCGCCGTCGTCACCAAGATCGACCTGGTCTCCAAAACCGACGTGGCCAAACAACTCATGGCGGTCAACGACATGGCCGACTTCGCCGACATCGTCCCCTGCAGCGCGGTCTCGGGCGAACAGGTCGACGTCCTCGTCGACGTCCTCTCCAAATACCTCCCCACATCCCCCCAGCTCTACCCCGACGACATGATCACCGACGAACCCGAGCGCGTCATGATCGCCGAACTGGTCCGCGAAGCCGCCCTGGAAGGCGTCCGCGACGAACTACCCCACTCGATCGCCGTAGTCATCGAAGACGTCGAGATCGAAGACCTGGAAGACGGCCCCCGCACCAAGATCTACGCCGAGATCTACGTAGAACGCTCCTCCCAAAAAGCCATCGTCATCGGCAAAGCGGGCTCCCGCCTCCGCACGGTAGGCACCCACGCCCGCAAAGAAATAGCCAAGCTCCTAAACCAACGCGTCTACCTAGACCTCCACGTCCGCGTAGCCAAGGACTGGCAAACCAACCCGAAGTACCTACAACGCCTGGGATTCTAG
- a CDS encoding hemolysin family protein: MSSYYMLLGIAAALVVMAGLAAMTDAALSRVSPARVEELVRDRQRGAVSLKKVVADIPRYINLLMLLRLACELTATTLVAVAAFRAWDIGWAATAITAAAMTIVSFVLIGVGPRTLGRQHAYPVALASAGIVHWLGRALGPLPKLLILIGNAVTPGKGFREGPFATQTELRELVDIAEQRGEVEHGEREMINSVFALGNTIAREVMVPRTETVWVESSKSAKQALALALRSGFSRIPVIGDDVDDVSGVVYLKDLVRLTGEGADPKVSEVMRDVTFVPESKPVDDLLREMQAARIHIGVVVDEYGGTAGVITIEDILEEIVGEITDEYDVERPTVEALPDGAHRVTARMSIEDLSELCGVDIEPGDVETVAGLLAQALGKVPIPGAHATIHGLDLTAEGTAGRRNRIDTVVVRRIADQPDEEEENH; this comes from the coding sequence ATGTCCTCTTACTATATGCTGCTCGGCATTGCCGCCGCGTTGGTGGTGATGGCCGGGCTGGCCGCGATGACCGACGCCGCACTGTCGCGCGTCTCCCCCGCAAGGGTCGAAGAACTCGTGCGAGACCGGCAACGGGGAGCCGTCTCGCTCAAGAAAGTCGTCGCCGACATTCCCCGGTACATCAACCTCCTCATGCTGCTGCGGCTGGCCTGCGAGCTCACCGCGACCACACTGGTCGCCGTCGCCGCCTTCCGCGCCTGGGACATCGGCTGGGCCGCCACCGCCATCACGGCGGCCGCCATGACCATCGTCAGCTTCGTCCTCATCGGAGTCGGCCCCCGCACCCTCGGCCGCCAACACGCCTACCCCGTCGCCCTGGCCAGCGCGGGCATCGTCCACTGGCTCGGCCGCGCCCTGGGCCCGCTCCCCAAACTGCTCATCCTCATCGGTAACGCCGTCACCCCGGGCAAAGGCTTCCGCGAAGGTCCATTCGCGACCCAGACCGAACTGCGCGAACTCGTCGACATCGCCGAACAGCGCGGCGAGGTCGAACACGGCGAACGCGAGATGATCAACTCGGTCTTCGCCCTGGGCAACACGATCGCCCGCGAAGTGATGGTGCCCCGCACCGAGACCGTATGGGTCGAGTCCAGCAAGTCCGCCAAACAGGCCCTCGCGCTGGCGCTGCGCTCCGGCTTCTCCCGCATCCCGGTCATCGGCGACGACGTCGACGACGTCTCCGGCGTTGTCTACCTCAAGGACCTGGTCCGCCTCACCGGCGAAGGCGCCGACCCCAAGGTCTCCGAGGTCATGCGCGACGTCACCTTCGTCCCCGAATCCAAACCCGTCGACGACCTGCTCCGCGAGATGCAGGCGGCCCGCATCCACATCGGAGTGGTCGTCGACGAGTACGGCGGCACCGCCGGCGTCATCACCATCGAGGACATCCTCGAGGAGATCGTCGGCGAGATCACCGACGAATACGACGTGGAACGCCCCACGGTCGAAGCCCTCCCCGACGGCGCCCACCGCGTCACGGCCCGGATGTCCATTGAAGACCTGTCCGAACTGTGCGGCGTCGACATCGAACCCGGCGACGTCGAAACCGTCGCGGGCCTGCTGGCCCAAGCCCTGGGCAAGGTCCCCATCCCCGGCGCCCACGCCACCATCCACGGCCTCGACCTCACCGCCGAAGGCACCGCGGGCCGTCGCAACCGCATCGACACCGTCGTCGTCCGCCGCATCGCCGACCAACCCGACGAAGAGGAAGAGAACCACTGA
- the ybeY gene encoding rRNA maturation RNase YbeY — MPIEVANESGAEVGTESICDVARHALSEMGVHPLADLSILVVDETYMSELNHRWMGAAGPTDVLAFPMDELSVGRGPSNDSEPAAETLLGDVVLCPEVAERQAAKAGHSTADELHMLTVHGVLHILGYDHAEPDEAKQMFGLQQSLLDSWRRERTT, encoded by the coding sequence GTGCCGATAGAAGTAGCCAACGAATCCGGCGCCGAGGTCGGCACCGAGTCGATCTGTGACGTAGCCCGGCACGCCCTGTCCGAGATGGGCGTGCACCCGCTGGCGGATCTGTCGATCCTCGTCGTCGACGAGACCTACATGTCCGAGCTCAACCACCGCTGGATGGGCGCGGCCGGTCCCACCGACGTGCTGGCGTTCCCGATGGACGAGCTGTCGGTGGGTCGCGGACCGTCCAACGACTCCGAGCCCGCGGCCGAGACGCTGCTGGGCGACGTCGTCCTGTGTCCCGAGGTCGCCGAGCGGCAGGCCGCCAAGGCCGGACACTCCACAGCGGACGAGCTTCACATGCTCACCGTCCACGGTGTCCTTCACATTCTCGGCTATGACCACGCCGAACCCGATGAGGCCAAACAGATGTTCGGCCTACAGCAATCCCTATTGGACAGTTGGCGACGAGAACGGACAACCTGA
- a CDS encoding PhoH family protein has product MSEGPTSGGASRPQAKITVGDPSTMVSLLGSADEHLRFIERAIKADVHVRGDTITLTGAPKDIAEAERLFYELIAVIERGEAVTVDVVRRISGMLAEGATESPSDVMTQNIVSRRGRNIRPKTVGQKRYVDAIDDHTIVFGIGPAGTGKTYLAMAKAVQALQAKQINRIILTRPAVEAGERLGYLPGTLFEKIDPYLRPLYDALHDMIDPDSIPKLMESGTIEVAPLAYMRGRTLNDAFIILDEAQNTTAEQMKMFLTRLGFGSKIVVTGDVTQVDLPGGARSGLKIVRDILEGVDDLHFASLGSADVVRHRLVADIVDAYGKWDAEQRDSGAPDSTRKPNRRR; this is encoded by the coding sequence ATGTCAGAAGGTCCAACATCGGGCGGCGCGTCCCGTCCCCAGGCCAAGATCACCGTCGGCGATCCGAGCACCATGGTGAGCCTGCTGGGCTCGGCCGACGAGCACCTGCGCTTCATCGAACGCGCCATCAAAGCAGACGTCCACGTCCGGGGCGACACGATCACGCTCACCGGCGCACCCAAGGACATCGCCGAGGCCGAGCGGCTGTTCTACGAACTCATCGCCGTCATCGAACGCGGTGAGGCCGTGACCGTCGACGTCGTGCGGCGCATCTCCGGGATGCTCGCCGAGGGCGCGACCGAGAGCCCCTCCGACGTGATGACCCAGAACATCGTGTCGCGTCGCGGCCGCAACATCCGGCCCAAGACCGTCGGCCAGAAGCGCTATGTGGACGCCATCGACGACCACACCATCGTGTTCGGCATCGGTCCCGCCGGTACCGGCAAGACCTACCTGGCGATGGCCAAGGCCGTACAGGCGTTGCAGGCCAAGCAGATCAACCGGATCATCCTGACCCGTCCCGCCGTCGAGGCGGGGGAGCGGCTGGGATACCTGCCCGGGACGCTGTTCGAGAAGATCGACCCGTACCTGCGGCCGCTGTACGACGCGCTGCACGACATGATCGACCCCGACTCGATCCCGAAGCTGATGGAGTCGGGAACCATCGAGGTCGCGCCGCTGGCCTATATGCGCGGCCGCACCCTCAACGACGCGTTCATCATCCTCGACGAGGCGCAGAACACCACCGCCGAGCAGATGAAGATGTTCCTGACCCGGCTGGGCTTCGGTTCCAAGATCGTGGTCACCGGCGACGTCACCCAGGTGGACCTGCCCGGCGGGGCCCGCAGCGGTCTGAAGATTGTCCGGGACATCCTCGAGGGCGTCGACGATCTGCATTTCGCCAGCCTCGGCAGTGCCGATGTGGTGCGGCATCGCCTCGTCGCCGATATCGTCGACGCGTATGGCAAATGGGACGCCGAGCAGCGTGACAGCGGTGCGCCCGATTCGACCCGTAAACCGAATCGGCGTCGGTAG